ACCGAATTCATCCGACCAGTATAGCGACAAAAGATCAGATTACTCTCATGCAGAACCCACAACTTACATCAACGCCGCCTTTATTGGCCCCGTCGCTGCTCTGATCAGTTCTTCCGGATAAACTCACGTTTCGATTTGGCTGTGGGGAAACAAAATATTAGCAAAGAAGGATGACTACTCATCAAGAACTATCAAGACTATGAAATTGTTGTAATCACGGGATGTATCATTTGCTTCAACAtatatagatgtatatataCCTACACACATACACTCACATCACATATCATTGTATCTTATAGCTTAACTATAACGAAACTATataatttcaattatttattgggtcgtttaagaagaaaaaattgtaCTGGATCTTATACAGCGTTTAGTTCCTTGATAATAATAAATCCAAAATGACACATGACTTCACAGAGTTTCTTAAGCTATTTATCTTGTTGACTTCACGTAACTGAATCTAATATAGCGTTTAGTTCATTCTTGACCGTATCACATGTTTATTTTCAGTTGTTCCTCTTAGTAAATGTAAATGTGGTGCTTGCAGAGACGACGtattgaattgaaaaaaaaaagaatatatatttagcGATTCAAGAGACGACGTATCATTATTCATTAGTATTATAAGATAAAAAtgttccattttattttttaaattactcGCTAACtttattattagttattattcgaatgaaattaacaaaattagaaatGAAATTATACACTTTCGAATAAAATTTTGACTATTAGAAAGTAAAGAACGTAAAAGCCCCTTATCGGATTTGAACCGATGACTTACGCCTTACCATGGCGTTACTCTACCACTGAGTTAAAAGGGCCATCTTGGTTTAATTCCTGACTGAGTCGATAGGTAAAtaaaatctatctatatatatatatattaaatatatatacaatagaCGCATAGTGGTTAGTAGCTCATTTCGGAACTAGAAACGATAATTTGAATTTACTTCAATTTTACTTAACGGggtattttttgcttttttaatgTTGGATTTGATAAATATTCatgcaattaattattttatttgaaattgcCCACCGCATAGAAATAAAacgaaattcattttatttatacatgtacTCAGCAAGTTGACCTAGACCTAAGATATTTTATCTTGACATGTGATGAAGAGATACGGATTATCCTCTGaacaataattttctaaaaaaaaaaagcaaattttgATAACTTAACTTATAAACCCACCTTTCTTCCCTAATTAGAAGATGGATTCTGGCTTACTTTCTTGGATTAGTGTTAGACAGGGATACTACTATTTCTTAACAATGAGATGAGGCAATCTATGaaggaaagtaaaaaaaatgaaacttaaccttctttttttttatgttagatCAATCACTTATTGAAAAGATTCCGTACTAGAcgatttttagatttttttttatttaatataatatttccacttcaaataaaaaaaagaaaatatatagattttttatagAATTATGATTAGAATATGAatacaaatgtaaaataaaaaaaatgatatagaattctatagaaaaaagaaaaaaccttatAAGCTGGTCATACCATTTGGTTatattgacaattttaaaaaactgatCATACTATGATCATAGTATGATGGCGGTTGAGCAAGTATGCCCCCATCGTCTAGTGGTTCAGGACATCTCTCTTTCAAGGAGGCAGCGGGGATTCGACTTCCCCTGGGGGTAGGGTACTACGAAAGGAAGTTGATCATGGATTATCCATAAAGTTAGAATAGATTCTTCCTGGGTCGATGCCCGAGCGGTTAATGGGGACGGACTGTAAATTCGTTGGCAATATGCCTACGCTGGTTCAAATCCAGCTCGGCCCAATAATTCGCTGTCTACATaaccctttttgttttgcataaatGACAGAGAagggtaagaaaaaaaaggtcaaatttCAGGGTATAGTTCGactttacttttttctttatttcttgtgtttagttattttttttttcataaaaaattccGAAATGAATAGAGTCGGGaaaataatctattttttttgtaaaaaatagaTTATCAATCGATTTGATAATAATGCAAGGATTACCCAGTAATCCGTCTTGCTCTCACTAAAGTGATATCCATATAGATATCAATATATCACTTGTTACTTTCgttgttacaaaacaaaaatttgaatttcaaattgAAATGATTAAAATGAAATCGTAAGAAGGAATATGTAAGCTACCCACTTGATTTCCATGGGATTGTAGTTCAATTGGTCAGAGCACCGCCCTGTCAAGGCGGAAGCTGCGGGTTCGAGCCCCATCAGTCCCGACGGATTCAATACATCAACTCCCCTTTTTGTATATTGAAccgtcaacaaaaaaaaatatatgtttttaaaaacgtttGATGCTAGCTAGTTAGTACTTCTATGATGGTAAATATTATTTAGGAACTCAAGAATGCTTTAAACTAACAAATATAGCATGCCATTTAGCTAGACTGATGATATTATCTGAATTTCAATATATTACTGTTTTGTAACtttaaattagttaaattaaagaaatcaacATCACGAccttatattaaattatttgacAACATActtgaatattatatttttcttcatcaataatTGATTTGGAAACGAGAAAATAGTACCTGCACATTCATAAGAACACTAAATGCGGCTGAGTGGCTGCGTTTGCGTAATGGTGTCTATAATGCCAAATAGATTTTCTAGGACGCCTAATTTACTGTTTAGACCGTCTAAAATAATCTTATATGTAACCTAGCCGATAATGTTAAGGCGAACCCTTTTTAGAATAGTGACTAATGTTCAGTATTTAAGTGCCTATTCAGAATTGTGATGCAAAAATTTGGATATAACATATTGGCTTACCATTTGTGATTCGTACATGACATGACAAATCGAATTCATAGGTTCTAGTTTAAAATGGAAATAAGACGAATATTATGACGCTCTAATCTTCTAGAGACTAGACATAAATATACATTATCCTCAATGGCtgaaactataatataaattttgaatatatatacatacacctAATGTTTCTCTAGTAATTCCATAAGTACCCATTGAAGAACTCTTGGCTATTCAATAGTTCATCGAAGTCACCGGTAAAAACCGGGAATGTTCCTGTCCCCGACATCAAATCCGATGGTAAACAGTTACTCATGCCTTCGATTTCTCCAGCTGCTTGGTGGGTACTCATTTCTGCAACGCACATTTCTTGAACCGCAACAGAAGTTTCATCAGCGGATGCGATCATCGGATTACTTGTGGGAGAAGAAACCACTTCTTTTCCGGATTTTTTGGTTaaggttggtttggtttgggaAGATTTCGCTCGAGTCGAACCGGCTAATGAGTTTCTACGGGTTGGTAGTTCATGGTTGTGCTCATTAGTGTACGTTATAGTGAACTTATCCGGGTTCTGAGGATTTctttcaacttgttttcttgCCAAACACCCTTTTGAGCTGCTACATCTGTAATAACTcctgaaaaatgaaaaacaaaaattgtgagATTGAGTAAATCCGGATATGTAAAAATGAGATTAAAACCGGGATTAGCACTTAAAGGTAAGAGACCTTGGGTATGGAGATCCTTTGATGGGCTTCTGCCCGTATTTACGCCACGCCCATGCGTCCGACAACAGATTCTCTTCATTCACTTGTTCAACAACTCTCTTCTGTTGATTCTTCTTGCTGTCCaaatttaaaatcacaaaaattattattattttattcaacaaGGAGCATATATTATGAGAATTGAATAACAAAACCCGGTTGGagataaaaacaacaacatcttcataactatatatgatttgtaATAAATTAAGACAACTCA
The sequence above is a segment of the Camelina sativa cultivar DH55 chromosome 10, Cs, whole genome shotgun sequence genome. Coding sequences within it:
- the LOC104717949 gene encoding probable WRKY transcription factor 29; this translates as MGEVAYMNEGDLEAIVRGYSGSGEAFSGESSGGFSPSFCLPMETSSFYEPDMETTGLDELGELYKPFYPFSTQTILTSSVSVPEDSISFRDEKKQRTHGCLLSNGSRLDHIRIPESKSKKSKKNQQKRVVEQVNEENLLSDAWAWRKYGQKPIKGSPYPRSYYRCSSSKGCLARKQVERNPQNPDKFTITYTNEHNHELPTRRNSLAGSTRAKSSQTKPTLTKKSGKEVVSSPTSNPMIASADETSVAVQEMCVAEMSTHQAAGEIEGMSNCLPSDLMSGTGTFPVFTGDFDELLNSQEFFNGYLWNY